cctttagtgtagcaacgcctctgtaaccgTAGCAgagctgtggacagtattcctacgcgcattctcagcagcatgatgaaaataaaattgaacgtattttttttattgtcggactcggtggactcggtcaaaatcagcaccgagtccgagtccggcaaaaatgaccgagtccgaccgagtccccgagtccgagccgagtccacagccctggtcaCGGCGTCCATTTTTTGCGACGAGAGTGCAACGGGACGTGTTTGCCGTCTAGACAGAAATCAAAGAAACCGCACTTGATTGCTTCAATCCTTTAATGACTCGTCTTCTTGTTTGagtaacaaaacaaagagcaaaaaCGTTTCAAGGAGAGCAAGAGAACGGCGCTCGACGGATTGACGGCACCCCGGTCGAACTTTGAAAAGACTTTGAGTCGGGCTCCTTTTATACGACCTTTGACGTTGCGCCGTCGTCAATCGGCTCTCGTTATCTCGGGTTCGGGGGCTTACGTTGGCCTTTTCGCGGTCAACAAGGTCAGCGTTTCCTGTTTTCCTTCAGTGGGACGTCACCTCTTACTGCAGCCAGACGTCTTTCAAAGAGACGAGCCCCTGAGATCCCTGACCATACTCAGACATCTCCTCAGCTGCCTCTCAGCAGTTTCCATGGCGACAGTGGCCGTGGTAGGAAGCCAGCGGCCGCATGTGCGATACGATGCGTCCTCGGGAGAGATGAGGAGCAGTAGGAGCAGAAGAAGAGCGGCTTTTACGCCCAAATTGCCTGCCCAACAAGGAAACAAAGGCCTTACATAAGACAAAACGCCGTCAAGGAGTCTTTTATTCCCAGTAGGTCTGAAAAAGatgactaccgtaattttccatgtataatacgcccccatgtataatacgcaccctaaaaatggcatgtcgatgctggaaaaaaacctgtacccatgtataatacgcacccaaattttgactctttaagtccgtaaacgtaaaattatttcagaaaaaagatcatctttgggaacaaccggatgttattctgccggtcagtatcactgcgcatgcagtagcaaactcgatagcgaagaaatatgtgagactctcaatgggatcaccaatatttgagtgatgttccagttatttatcacaattatttattattataataataatatatataatatatatataataattatttatttattattcacaattgtcatggtgatctttctggtgatttcttaactaggctggatgtattttttttgttgccgttgatttctccgactgcccagaaaggcaccaccgcgatcagttgggttaaaatgaaaagagaggaaagtgacgtgcggacatgtgaaaaaggcggctctgtatgggagagaagttgaagaggaataaaaacacccttggaaaccaaaacttgcccctcgtcgtaaCTCGGAGCCGCatcaaatgtttcggatttgtgtagggtacattgtgacagcaaacgagcaggtgatcgagcaagcgtctgatacgagagcattgtgttcgtatggagcgtgtttgaagtgaacagcagagaagaaaggaacaaggcaaagtgttgtgaaataaaatattacctgtaatacgcatttaggtagagaactgaagtctcgctctttatatagctgacgtgtcttgcgcatccgttctgcgcatctgtaatggcggcctccgtatgatatccgttttgcgatggagattaaaaaacaaacaatatttgacaataacacaccatcaaggattgcaccatcgcatcaaacgatgtgtcgtcaattatgaattttactgactgtgttgggcaggatggctgaatgcgatgcgcgattgacgtgtcttgcgcatccgttctgcgcatactgtcatggcggcctccgtatgatatccggtctgcgatggagattaaaaaacaaacaatatttgacaataacacaccatcaaggattgcaccatcgcatcaaacgatgtgtcgtcaattatgaattttactgactgtgttgggcaggatggctgaatgcgatgcgcgattgacgtgtcttgcgcatccgttctgcgcatactgtcatggcggcctccgtatgatatccggtctgcgatggagattaaaaaacaaacaatatttgacaatatcacaccatcaaggattgcaccatcgcatcaaacgatgtgtcgtcaattatgaattttactaagtgtgttgggcaggatggctgaatgcgatgcgcgattgacaacaaacaagaagaaaggtgatttcaagttttatttcgagggagattttcttcaaaaattgttgtacccatgtataatgcgcaccccagattttaggacaataaattaccgtaattttcggactataagtcgctccggagtacaagtcgcaccagccataaaatgcccaaaaaagtgaaaaaaaaaccatatacaagtcgctccggagtataagtcgcatattggggggcaatttattcgacaaaatccaacaccaagaacagacatgaacgagcaacaacaggctaaacgatacagtatgctaacgtgacaaacacaaacgaggagatgagaacgggcctgacgtaacattcagagttatttaaaaaaactattacataaataacacgtttataaaaccatctgtgtcactccaattcattaaatccatccatcgatcgtcctttgtcaacaatgccgtgtgccgtgccgcagttcaaattattccacaggcccatacaacgatatataaattatattttaaataactatcacataaacaacaatattatcaaaccatttgtgtcactccaaatcattaaatccatcgatcaaatttctcgtcctttacgTCAACAATGCCGCGCGTGAgcagctgacgtcagcctcgtggGTCAGTTGCGACTACTTTTATTCCACAGAtggtataaatatatatacaatataaatatattgtagcgttaacaaagtacaagggaagacgtgggtttggtaaacagccctttatttaacaaaacaagagttcaacgagccaacaactatgaactgtaacgataaaaccatatagaagttgctacacgaaataaaatatatatcaaataactaaaacaaaaataacacttttTTCCAAACCTTCTGCGTCACTCctaatcattaaatccttcaaactcttcgtcctccgtgtcactttcaaacaaagccgcgactgatgccggtagtacgtggggcccttcgtcatctccgtcgctgacgtcagactcctCGTCAGTTTCAGTTGGAATTCTTCCAGTTTTTCTAAATCCTGACAGAATGATTTTGGGTGTAACCGAAGCCCACGCTTTGTCGATCCATCCATTGACGTCCAGGAATGTTGCACGTCGCATTCTCCCGGTTGCCGTGAAGCTGTGTTCTCCGTCCACCATCCACTGCTCCCACAGGTTACGCAGAACTGCTTTAAAGCTCCTATTCACGGAGACGTCAAGTGGCTGAAGTATTTTAGTACAGCCTCCAGGGATGATGGCAGGTATGGAGTTGAGGCTTTTTAATTTCTCTTTTATCTGTGGCGTGATATGCGCTCGCATGCTGTCCATCACAAGCAGAGCTTTGCTCGCTCTAAAGAAGCTCAGATTTTCGCCAATCCCTTACAAGTTTCTCACTAACTCCAAACTTTCTTTCTGCTGCTCGATTACTGTTTTCGGCTGCATATTTTACAACTTGAAGTTTGTAACCTGCAGAATATGAGTTTCTTTTTGGTGCCATTTTTGTTAAGCCCTTCCCAGTTGATGAGTCACGGCCAACGGTGACATTTAGAGCACCCTCATCCAGTTTCGTCTGAAaataacagttttttttttcagctgtagttttttgttttgtttatttggttgtttcatcaaagtcaaaatctgctttattgtcaatttcttcatatgccaagacacacaaagagatcgaaattacgttcccactatcccacggtgacaagacatagtacacaatatgcctacaagtaaacaacacaaaaaaataaaaacaagaaggcacaaacaatgaataaataagagtgatgaataaataataaataaacaaataacataataaatataagaggagcaaaaatggagcaagtgtgcatacagcagacagtggacttggatatggcgctttaaagttttaattgctttatttgatttttttctctctatttttcatgttttgaatatgttcaagataaagatataaaagcaTGTGAGGTGATCaactatattaaaaataacatgtgaagtggtcaactatacttgtaagtaagtgatgtgttaatgatcaagtaaaaatttgtgaaaaaaaacatataagtcgctcctgagtataagtcgccccccccacccaaactatgaaaaaaaaacgcgacttatagtccgaaaattacggtagttaaattttgcgcattatacatggaaaaagacggtacCTCATGTCATTGCATCATACAGAACTATTCCATAACAGGCTTTGTTGGGTTATTAGCTTTATTTAAAgaattcatttgaattgaattttgaGAACTTTTCTCTTGATTATCGAACCAATACTGTTACCATACCTATTAGGGTTACTTGGCCATTCTTAGCGTAGTGCTGTTTATCGAACCAATACTGTTATGATACCTATTATGGTTATTTGGCCATCCTTAGCGGTCTAATTTCCTCCACAGGGCTCTCggggctcctcctcctcctcctctttgtcaTCCAGTCAAGCGTCCAGCTCGCAAAACAGTGACGAAGCCGTGACTGACGGTGAGGACTCCAGTTTTTCTTCacccaaaaacatttgagtcTCATTGGattgattttttgtttgaattgatCGCCACATCTCCACACCGCAGAGGAAGTTGTCGCGGATGAGGCTCCGGCCTTGGCGGACCAGGCTCCGGCTGAGGCGCCGGCCTCAGTGGACGAGGCTCCCTCCTCGGCGGACGAGGTTCCGGCTCTCCCTTCCTACATATCGGAGCGCTACAAGGTGGGCCGCATGCTGGGCGACGGCAACTTTGCGGTGGTTCACGAGTGCGCCGAGCGCTCCACGGGACGCCATTACGCGCTCAAGATCATCAACAAGGGCAAATGTCGAGGCAAGGTCAGACACCGATCCCAATTTATTTAATCTGGTCTTGACCTTGTAGCATGTCATCAAATAATGATGGCGAGACTCGGGTCCGCTTGCAGGAGCACATGATTCAGAACGAGGTGGCCATCCTGCGGCAAGTCAAGCATCCCAACATCGTCCTTCTCATTGAGGAGGTGGACACGTACAGCGAACTTTACCTGGTCATGGAGCTGGTCAAGGTCGGTGTAGGTGTAGGTTTACTCCTGTAGTGCCTCGCGCGACACAGTTCTTCCGAGCGATGAATTGCAAAGCGATCTTGATGGCCTCGCGGCGTTTGAATATGAAGGCTAGGCAGGGAGCGTTGGCGCGTCGTTCAATAGGTtgtaaaaggggaaaaaaacaaccgtTCATAAGGGgcagcaaataaaatgaaaacagccGGCGACCCAAAATTGCGAAACAGCATATGCCAGCATTGGTGGGACATGGCGCAACACAAGTCCTGCCTGCCCAGTATGGAACCCTAGACCAACATGACAAACATTCTGGCCATCGTGATACGCTTTGTCCTCAGGGCGGAGACCTGTTTGACGCCATCACTTCTGCCAACCGCTACACAGAGAAGGATGCCAGCGGCATGCTCTACAACTTGGCCAACGCCATCAGATACCTCCACAGCCTCAACATTGTGCACCGAGACATCAAGCCAGAAAACCTTCTGGTGAGGTCGTCCCGAGGTCAGCAGATCAATGCATACGAACTCGGCATCACGGCCACGTTGCCACCGGtgtcattttcaggtgtacgaGCATGTGGATGGTAGCAAGAGCCTCAAACTGGGAGACTTTGGTTTGGCCACAGTGGTGGACGGACCTCTTTACACCGTCTGTGGCACGCCGACATATGTAGCGCCTGAAATCATTGTGGAAACTGGGTGAGGTTTTTCAAAGTCAATGTATTTGTGGATGTAATTTGTGGTATCATTTGTACTTTCAAGTCTGTTTGACTCTCCTTTTTATTTCCGATCATCAGTATTTGTGGCTTCCTTTTCAGTTGCTTGAATTGCTTGTGCCTTTTTTGGCTTTAGCATTGTAGCATTGACTTGAAATGTGAGCGAGTGTGTTGTGACAGGTACGGGCTGAAAGTGGACATCTGGGCGGCCGGCGTGATCACTTACATTCTGCTGTGCGGGTTCCCGCCTTTCCGGGGGTAAGTGGCCCGCCGCCGTCGCTGCTCCCTCTGCTGGCGGCTGACATCGCTGCGCTGCTTTGCTTGCAGGAACAGCCAGGATCAGGAGGTGCTCTTTGACCAGATTCTGATGGCCCGGGTGGAGTTTCCTCTGCCGTACTGGGATGGCGTGTCCGACGCGGCCAAGGTGAATGCGCTTTGAGAGACTCTGTGAACAATGGCACCACACCTTTTGTTTCTGGGTGTCAGGCGCTGATCGAATCCATGCTGGAGGTGGAAGTGGACCAGCGGTACACGGCCCTGGAGGTCCTAGAGCATCCTTGGGTCATCGTAAGACCGTTTATCTTGATCTTTGTTCAGATCTTCCCGTCTgtattttgggtttttttgcgCCTCGCATCAACTTTTggtttcaac
The sequence above is drawn from the Syngnathus acus chromosome 14, fSynAcu1.2, whole genome shotgun sequence genome and encodes:
- the dclk1a gene encoding serine/threonine-protein kinase DCLK1a isoform X5 codes for the protein MKPRKAVRVLLNKKTAHSYEQVLSDITDAVKLDSGVVKKIYTLEGKLVTCLQDFFGDEDVFVACGPEKLRFQDDLMLDETEWRVMRPMSYSKMSSIRSSPKALIQHGKSPASVNGTPVSQQSTPQTAKSPSPFSTSPASLVQQWGSRGSSSSSSLSSSQASSSQNSDEAVTDEEVVADEAPALADQAPAEAPASVDEAPSSADEVPALPSYISERYKVGRMLGDGNFAVVHECAERSTGRHYALKIINKGKCRGKEHMIQNEVAILRQVKHPNIVLLIEEVDTYSELYLVMELVKGGDLFDAITSANRYTEKDASGMLYNLANAIRYLHSLNIVHRDIKPENLLVYEHVDGSKSLKLGDFGLATVVDGPLYTVCGTPTYVAPEIIVETGYGLKVDIWAAGVITYILLCGFPPFRGNSQDQEVLFDQILMARVEFPLPYWDGVSDAAKALIESMLEVEVDQRYTALEVLEHPWVIDEGLCKTDRQLSVAGKIKKHFNTSPKGSDNTQAHIWLDGTFSMQRSGSLDFHRHPAMYWIRPPLLIRRGRFSDEDATRM